In one window of Mercurialis annua linkage group LG4, ddMerAnnu1.2, whole genome shotgun sequence DNA:
- the LOC126676973 gene encoding uncharacterized protein LOC126676973 isoform X4 gives MTLNLTSPLLSRLSHPPLHTPKLTDKSSNHHLTLLSFLLSSPTSSKPFLFPPKSSLSGQNSAPDLLNNRHSLSQISAAKDATEALLLISEISGKSSGSVSVSDCCDIITAALDRNNADLALSIFYSMRSTFDQGVGENGWKWSRPDVSVYNVLVKGLASALRVSDALKIVDYICRVGVSPGEEVPFGKVVRCPTCLIAVAVAQPQNGFQIASCSKCRYQYELVSGDIISITSEEISKDLPAWERGLRFLKLMKRRIPAAVHSIVVQTPSGMARTHRFATETVDVPAQEGERVTVASAAPSNVYRNVGPFKFSPKAPNTYPGEPMCLTNHENGQESLLLRAPEKDGNLSLLNPSLLIPILALLATGDAASGIIDPSLPQLLSVAAIASLGAGATINLLVLPQLNQLPQKSVDVFAIKQQLLSQYDMLQSRIKDLKESAEKECRFGCWLGCASWRTKFLL, from the exons ATGACACTAAACTTAACTTCTCCTCTACTCTCCCGCCTATCTCACCCGCCTCTTCACACTCCCAAGCTCACCGACAAATCATCCAACCACCACCTCACTCTCTTATCCTTCCTACTTTCATCTCCCACTTCATCAAAACCCTTCCTCTTCCCGCCAAAATCTTCACTCAGCGGCCAAAACTCCGCTCCCGACCTCCTTAATAACCGCCACTCGCTTTCTCAAATCTCCGCTGCTAAAGACGCTACCGAAGCCTTACTATTAATCTCCGAAATCTCCGGGAAAAGTAGCGGCTCCGTTAGTGTCTCCGATTGCTGTGATATTATAACTGCCGCGCTTGATCGTAACAATGCTGACCTGGCATTGTCTATATTCTATTCCATGCGCTCCACCTTCGATCAAG GTGTTGGTGAGAATGGATGGAAGTGGTCGAGACCGGATGTGAGTGTCTATAATGTGTTGGTTAAAGGTCTTGCTTCGGCTTTGAGGGTTTCTGATGCACTTAAAATTGTTGATTATATTTGTAGAGTTGGAGTTTCTCCTGGTGAAGAG GTTCCTTTTGGGAAGGTTGTTAGATGTCCTACTTGTTTGATAGCTGTTGCTGTTGCTCAGCCTCAGAATGGTTTTCAG ATTGCCTCTTGTTCCAAGTGTCGTTACCAGTATGAGCTTGTTTCTGGGGACATAATTAGCATCACCTCTGAGGAAATCAG TAAGGATCTTCCGGCGTGGGAAAGGGGGCTAAGATTTCTGAAACTCATGAAGCGACGCATTCCGGCTGCTGTTCATTCCATTGTG gtaCAGACACCATCTGGTATGGCCCGCACTCACAGGTTTGCTACTGAAACAGTTGATGTACCAGCGCAAGAAGGTGAAAGAGTGACTGTTGCTTCAGCAGCTCCATCAAATGTGTACAGAAATGTCGGCCCCTTCAAATTTAGTCCAAAGGCACCCAATACATATCCCGGAGAACCTATGTGCCTGACAAACCATGAAAATGGTCAGGAATCACTGTTATTAAGAGCTCCTGAAAAAGATGGAAATTTATCCTTGCTTAATCCTTCACTCCTTATACCAATTCTCGCTCTTCTGGCTACTGGAGATGCTGCATCAGGAATCATTGATCCCAGCTTGCCTCAGCTCCTTTCAGTTGCCGCTATTGCATCTCTTGGTGCAGGAGCAACAATAAATTTATTGGTTCTTCCCCAGTTGAATCAG cTTCCACAGAAATCAGTGGATGTATTTGCTATCAAGCAGCAGCTTTTATCTCAATATGATATGCTTCAATCTCGTATTAAAGACCTAAAAGAATCTGCTGAAAAAGAG TGTAGGTTTGGATGTTGGCTCGGATGTGCCAGCTGGAGAACAAAATTTTTGCTGTAG
- the LOC126676973 gene encoding uncharacterized protein LOC126676973 isoform X1, translating to MTLNLTSPLLSRLSHPPLHTPKLTDKSSNHHLTLLSFLLSSPTSSKPFLFPPKSSLSGQNSAPDLLNNRHSLSQISAAKDATEALLLISEISGKSSGSVSVSDCCDIITAALDRNNADLALSIFYSMRSTFDQGVGENGWKWSRPDVSVYNVLVKGLASALRVSDALKIVDYICRVGVSPGEEVPFGKVVRCPTCLIAVAVAQPQNGFQIASCSKCRYQYELVSGDIISITSEEISKDLPAWERGLRFLKLMKRRIPAAVHSIVVQTPSGMARTHRFATETVDVPAQEGERVTVASAAPSNVYRNVGPFKFSPKAPNTYPGEPMCLTNHENGQESLLLRAPEKDGNLSLLNPSLLIPILALLATGDAASGIIDPSLPQLLSVAAIASLGAGATINLLVLPQLNQLPQKSVDVFAIKQQLLSQYDMLQSRIKDLKESAEKEVWMLARMCQLENKIFAVGEPSYRSRRTRVKRVREGLEKSLKGRIELIDSYARISSMIEIEVEMDSDVLAAEAVGNVEAIAEQIQQIMELENLEERWRIQAEANDEAERLLSSEPIPTERV from the exons ATGACACTAAACTTAACTTCTCCTCTACTCTCCCGCCTATCTCACCCGCCTCTTCACACTCCCAAGCTCACCGACAAATCATCCAACCACCACCTCACTCTCTTATCCTTCCTACTTTCATCTCCCACTTCATCAAAACCCTTCCTCTTCCCGCCAAAATCTTCACTCAGCGGCCAAAACTCCGCTCCCGACCTCCTTAATAACCGCCACTCGCTTTCTCAAATCTCCGCTGCTAAAGACGCTACCGAAGCCTTACTATTAATCTCCGAAATCTCCGGGAAAAGTAGCGGCTCCGTTAGTGTCTCCGATTGCTGTGATATTATAACTGCCGCGCTTGATCGTAACAATGCTGACCTGGCATTGTCTATATTCTATTCCATGCGCTCCACCTTCGATCAAG GTGTTGGTGAGAATGGATGGAAGTGGTCGAGACCGGATGTGAGTGTCTATAATGTGTTGGTTAAAGGTCTTGCTTCGGCTTTGAGGGTTTCTGATGCACTTAAAATTGTTGATTATATTTGTAGAGTTGGAGTTTCTCCTGGTGAAGAG GTTCCTTTTGGGAAGGTTGTTAGATGTCCTACTTGTTTGATAGCTGTTGCTGTTGCTCAGCCTCAGAATGGTTTTCAG ATTGCCTCTTGTTCCAAGTGTCGTTACCAGTATGAGCTTGTTTCTGGGGACATAATTAGCATCACCTCTGAGGAAATCAG TAAGGATCTTCCGGCGTGGGAAAGGGGGCTAAGATTTCTGAAACTCATGAAGCGACGCATTCCGGCTGCTGTTCATTCCATTGTG gtaCAGACACCATCTGGTATGGCCCGCACTCACAGGTTTGCTACTGAAACAGTTGATGTACCAGCGCAAGAAGGTGAAAGAGTGACTGTTGCTTCAGCAGCTCCATCAAATGTGTACAGAAATGTCGGCCCCTTCAAATTTAGTCCAAAGGCACCCAATACATATCCCGGAGAACCTATGTGCCTGACAAACCATGAAAATGGTCAGGAATCACTGTTATTAAGAGCTCCTGAAAAAGATGGAAATTTATCCTTGCTTAATCCTTCACTCCTTATACCAATTCTCGCTCTTCTGGCTACTGGAGATGCTGCATCAGGAATCATTGATCCCAGCTTGCCTCAGCTCCTTTCAGTTGCCGCTATTGCATCTCTTGGTGCAGGAGCAACAATAAATTTATTGGTTCTTCCCCAGTTGAATCAG cTTCCACAGAAATCAGTGGATGTATTTGCTATCAAGCAGCAGCTTTTATCTCAATATGATATGCTTCAATCTCGTATTAAAGACCTAAAAGAATCTGCTGAAAAAGAG GTTTGGATGTTGGCTCGGATGTGCCAGCTGGAGAACAAAATTTTTGCTGTAGGAGAACCCTCCTATCG ATCGCGGAGAACTAGAGTCAAAAGGGTCCGAGAAGGTTTAGAAAAATCTCTCAAGGGACGGATTGAACTCATCGACAGCTATGCAAGA ATATCGTCAATGATAGAGATTGAGGTAGAAATGGACTCTGATGTTCTTGCTGCTGAGGCTGTGGGAAATGTG GAAGCCATTGCAGAGCAGATACAACAAATCATGGAGCTAGAAAATCTTGAAGAG AGATGGAGAATACAAGCTGAAGCAAACGATGAAGCTGAGAGACTTCTTAGTTCTGAACCTATACCGACAGAGAGGGTCTAG
- the LOC126676973 gene encoding uncharacterized protein LOC126676973 isoform X3: MTLNLTSPLLSRLSHPPLHTPKLTDKSSNHHLTLLSFLLSSPTSSKPFLFPPKSSLSGQNSAPDLLNNRHSLSQISAAKDATEALLLISEISGKSSGSVSVSDCCDIITAALDRNNADLALSIFYSMRSTFDQGVGENGWKWSRPDVSVYNVLVKGLASALRVSDALKIVDYICRVGVSPGEEVPFGKVVRCPTCLIAVAVAQPQNGFQIASCSKCRYQYELVSGDIISITSEEISKDLPAWERGLRFLKLMKRRIPAAVHSIVVQTPSGMARTHRFATETVDVPAQEGERVTVASAAPSNVYRNVGPFKFSPKAPNTYPGEPMCLTNHENGQESLLLRAPEKDGNLSLLNPSLLIPILALLATGDAASGIIDPSLPQLLSVAAIASLGAGATINLLVLPQLNQLPQKSVDVFAIKQQLLSQYDMLQSRIKDLKESAEKEVWMLARMCQLENKIFAVGEPSYR; encoded by the exons ATGACACTAAACTTAACTTCTCCTCTACTCTCCCGCCTATCTCACCCGCCTCTTCACACTCCCAAGCTCACCGACAAATCATCCAACCACCACCTCACTCTCTTATCCTTCCTACTTTCATCTCCCACTTCATCAAAACCCTTCCTCTTCCCGCCAAAATCTTCACTCAGCGGCCAAAACTCCGCTCCCGACCTCCTTAATAACCGCCACTCGCTTTCTCAAATCTCCGCTGCTAAAGACGCTACCGAAGCCTTACTATTAATCTCCGAAATCTCCGGGAAAAGTAGCGGCTCCGTTAGTGTCTCCGATTGCTGTGATATTATAACTGCCGCGCTTGATCGTAACAATGCTGACCTGGCATTGTCTATATTCTATTCCATGCGCTCCACCTTCGATCAAG GTGTTGGTGAGAATGGATGGAAGTGGTCGAGACCGGATGTGAGTGTCTATAATGTGTTGGTTAAAGGTCTTGCTTCGGCTTTGAGGGTTTCTGATGCACTTAAAATTGTTGATTATATTTGTAGAGTTGGAGTTTCTCCTGGTGAAGAG GTTCCTTTTGGGAAGGTTGTTAGATGTCCTACTTGTTTGATAGCTGTTGCTGTTGCTCAGCCTCAGAATGGTTTTCAG ATTGCCTCTTGTTCCAAGTGTCGTTACCAGTATGAGCTTGTTTCTGGGGACATAATTAGCATCACCTCTGAGGAAATCAG TAAGGATCTTCCGGCGTGGGAAAGGGGGCTAAGATTTCTGAAACTCATGAAGCGACGCATTCCGGCTGCTGTTCATTCCATTGTG gtaCAGACACCATCTGGTATGGCCCGCACTCACAGGTTTGCTACTGAAACAGTTGATGTACCAGCGCAAGAAGGTGAAAGAGTGACTGTTGCTTCAGCAGCTCCATCAAATGTGTACAGAAATGTCGGCCCCTTCAAATTTAGTCCAAAGGCACCCAATACATATCCCGGAGAACCTATGTGCCTGACAAACCATGAAAATGGTCAGGAATCACTGTTATTAAGAGCTCCTGAAAAAGATGGAAATTTATCCTTGCTTAATCCTTCACTCCTTATACCAATTCTCGCTCTTCTGGCTACTGGAGATGCTGCATCAGGAATCATTGATCCCAGCTTGCCTCAGCTCCTTTCAGTTGCCGCTATTGCATCTCTTGGTGCAGGAGCAACAATAAATTTATTGGTTCTTCCCCAGTTGAATCAG cTTCCACAGAAATCAGTGGATGTATTTGCTATCAAGCAGCAGCTTTTATCTCAATATGATATGCTTCAATCTCGTATTAAAGACCTAAAAGAATCTGCTGAAAAAGAG GTTTGGATGTTGGCTCGGATGTGCCAGCTGGAGAACAAAATTTTTGCTGTAGGAGAACCCTCCTATCGGTGA
- the LOC126676973 gene encoding uncharacterized protein LOC126676973 isoform X2, with amino-acid sequence MTLNLTSPLLSRLSHPPLHTPKLTDKSSNHHLTLLSFLLSSPTSSKPFLFPPKSSLSGQNSAPDLLNNRHSLSQISAAKDATEALLLISEISGKSSGSVSVSDCCDIITAALDRNNADLALSIFYSMRSTFDQGVGENGWKWSRPDVSVYNVLVKGLASALRVSDALKIVDYICRVGVSPGEEVPFGKVVRCPTCLIAVAVAQPQNGFQIASCSKCRYQYELVSGDIISITSEEISKDLPAWERGLRFLKLMKRRIPAAVHSIVVQTPSGMARTHRFATETVDVPAQEGERVTVASAAPSNVYRNVGPFKFSPKAPNTYPGEPMCLTNHENGQESLLLRAPEKDGNLSLLNPSLLIPILALLATGDAASGIIDPSLPQLLSVAAIASLGAGATINLLVLPQLNQKSVDVFAIKQQLLSQYDMLQSRIKDLKESAEKEVWMLARMCQLENKIFAVGEPSYRSRRTRVKRVREGLEKSLKGRIELIDSYARISSMIEIEVEMDSDVLAAEAVGNVEAIAEQIQQIMELENLEERWRIQAEANDEAERLLSSEPIPTERV; translated from the exons ATGACACTAAACTTAACTTCTCCTCTACTCTCCCGCCTATCTCACCCGCCTCTTCACACTCCCAAGCTCACCGACAAATCATCCAACCACCACCTCACTCTCTTATCCTTCCTACTTTCATCTCCCACTTCATCAAAACCCTTCCTCTTCCCGCCAAAATCTTCACTCAGCGGCCAAAACTCCGCTCCCGACCTCCTTAATAACCGCCACTCGCTTTCTCAAATCTCCGCTGCTAAAGACGCTACCGAAGCCTTACTATTAATCTCCGAAATCTCCGGGAAAAGTAGCGGCTCCGTTAGTGTCTCCGATTGCTGTGATATTATAACTGCCGCGCTTGATCGTAACAATGCTGACCTGGCATTGTCTATATTCTATTCCATGCGCTCCACCTTCGATCAAG GTGTTGGTGAGAATGGATGGAAGTGGTCGAGACCGGATGTGAGTGTCTATAATGTGTTGGTTAAAGGTCTTGCTTCGGCTTTGAGGGTTTCTGATGCACTTAAAATTGTTGATTATATTTGTAGAGTTGGAGTTTCTCCTGGTGAAGAG GTTCCTTTTGGGAAGGTTGTTAGATGTCCTACTTGTTTGATAGCTGTTGCTGTTGCTCAGCCTCAGAATGGTTTTCAG ATTGCCTCTTGTTCCAAGTGTCGTTACCAGTATGAGCTTGTTTCTGGGGACATAATTAGCATCACCTCTGAGGAAATCAG TAAGGATCTTCCGGCGTGGGAAAGGGGGCTAAGATTTCTGAAACTCATGAAGCGACGCATTCCGGCTGCTGTTCATTCCATTGTG gtaCAGACACCATCTGGTATGGCCCGCACTCACAGGTTTGCTACTGAAACAGTTGATGTACCAGCGCAAGAAGGTGAAAGAGTGACTGTTGCTTCAGCAGCTCCATCAAATGTGTACAGAAATGTCGGCCCCTTCAAATTTAGTCCAAAGGCACCCAATACATATCCCGGAGAACCTATGTGCCTGACAAACCATGAAAATGGTCAGGAATCACTGTTATTAAGAGCTCCTGAAAAAGATGGAAATTTATCCTTGCTTAATCCTTCACTCCTTATACCAATTCTCGCTCTTCTGGCTACTGGAGATGCTGCATCAGGAATCATTGATCCCAGCTTGCCTCAGCTCCTTTCAGTTGCCGCTATTGCATCTCTTGGTGCAGGAGCAACAATAAATTTATTGGTTCTTCCCCAGTTGAATCAG AAATCAGTGGATGTATTTGCTATCAAGCAGCAGCTTTTATCTCAATATGATATGCTTCAATCTCGTATTAAAGACCTAAAAGAATCTGCTGAAAAAGAG GTTTGGATGTTGGCTCGGATGTGCCAGCTGGAGAACAAAATTTTTGCTGTAGGAGAACCCTCCTATCG ATCGCGGAGAACTAGAGTCAAAAGGGTCCGAGAAGGTTTAGAAAAATCTCTCAAGGGACGGATTGAACTCATCGACAGCTATGCAAGA ATATCGTCAATGATAGAGATTGAGGTAGAAATGGACTCTGATGTTCTTGCTGCTGAGGCTGTGGGAAATGTG GAAGCCATTGCAGAGCAGATACAACAAATCATGGAGCTAGAAAATCTTGAAGAG AGATGGAGAATACAAGCTGAAGCAAACGATGAAGCTGAGAGACTTCTTAGTTCTGAACCTATACCGACAGAGAGGGTCTAG